In Miscanthus floridulus cultivar M001 unplaced genomic scaffold, ASM1932011v1 fs_227_3_4, whole genome shotgun sequence, a single genomic region encodes these proteins:
- the LOC136530890 gene encoding uncharacterized protein isoform X2 has translation MATRALSVSSLASTAFASLPRPRRPSPSPPLLRLLGPRFRVSSLSTAAAAAAPDDEDGVDTVEQLLHPRPPAGSRGRIDRHMKLQRRADGDAVPGPAGPGGRRRWFPYLDAFRPAAGGAELSSGEVIEVLEPHILEARRDRLRRAVGNRSYAVCLVVEGLSDFGNVSAAFRSADALGVQSVHVISCDSSKRYRDNRHVSMGAEKWLDIEIWNSPAECFSALKKRGYRIATTYLGTDSRQDASIKENICCETVLLECLVNGHYVLSEDTQSIKLCVTNGFLRFVSMTWIGLNQRLLLWEMSLGV, from the exons ATGGCGACCAGGGCGCTATCCGTCTCCTCGCTCGCCTCCACGGCCTTCGCATCATTGCCGCGGCCCCGCAGGCCCTCACCTTCGCCTCCGCTCCTCCGCCTTCTCGGTCCTCGCTTCCGCGTCTCCTctctctccaccgccgccgccgccgccgcccccgacgACGAGGACGGCGTCGACACCGTGGAGCAGCTCCTGCACCCGCGCCCGCCCGCCGGATCCCGAGGCCGGATCGACCGGCACATGAAGCTTCAGCGCCGCGCCGATGGCGACGCCGTGCCCGGGCCGGCGGGGCCCGGGGGCCGGAGGAGGTGGTTCCCGTACCTGGACGCATTCCGGCCCGCGGCCGGGGGCGCGGAGCTGTCCAGCGGGGAGGTCATCGAGGTGCTGGAGCCGCACATCCTCGAGGCGCGGCGGGACCGGCTTCGGCGAGCCGTTGGCAACCGGAGCTACGCCGTGTGCCTTGTGGTGGAAGGCCTCTCCGACTTCGGCAATGTCTCGGCCGCGTTCCGCTCCGCCGACGCGCTCGGTGTGCAGTCCGTGCACGTCATATCCTGTGATAGCAGCAAAAG GTATAGAGACAACAGGCATGTGAGCATGGGTGCTGAGAAGTGGCTTGACATTGAGATATGGAACTCACCTGCAGAGTGTTTCAGTGCATTAAAAAAGCGTGGTTATCGCATTGCAACCACTTATTTGGGAACTGATTCG AGACAAGATGCATCTATTAAAGAAAATATTTGCTGTGAAACCGTATTGTTGGAGTGTTTGGTCAATGGTCATTATGTTCTGTCTGAGGATACCCAGAGTATAAAGTTGTGTGTCACAAATGGATTTTTGAG gtttgtgtcTATGACATGGATTGGTCTCAACCAACGGCTATTGTTGTGGGAAATGAGCTTAG